One window from the genome of Gadus macrocephalus chromosome 7, ASM3116895v1 encodes:
- the shpk gene encoding sedoheptulokinase isoform X2 encodes MGKYVLGIDVGTTSIKVVLLEQGSKAIAACYSLPTASDFVDSSGLQTHEQETGIIISTLNKCIALLPREKLLNVSRIGVSGQMHGVLFWKSKTGCDWQNRDFFVVKDTSQLVTWQDGRCSAHFLSSLPTPNAHLAVATGFGCATIFWFLRNRPEFLSDFSVAGTIQDYVVSMLCGLDRCVMTPHNAASWGFFNTTTSQWNTEILSEAGFPVVLLPECVVAGGTAGRTVSDWHGIPAHTPVGAALGDFQCSVYHCMASPTDAVLNIGTSAQLTYAMPGEFRPPDAPESGSPISYFPYFDESYLAVAASLNGGNALATFVGMLSSWMKDLGVEGGGGGDSSLYATLNSVALGQPPSDLAVRPTLLGERHRPQLRGSVANATAGNLSLGHVTRALCRGIVDNLTAMMPAALLGEAGVRRVLGCGSALSRNPVLWEEAERALLPLPLERSQTADSAVGVAMVVCDRL; translated from the exons ATGGGTAAATATGTCTTGGGTATAGACGTAGGAACTACATCGATTAAAGTGGTGCTACTAGAACAGGGGTCCAAAGCAATTGCCGCATGTTACTCTTTGCCGACTGCGTCAGACTTCGTCGACAGTAGTGGATTACAG ACCCACGAGCAGGAGACTGGCATAATAATATCAACTCTTAACAAATGCATCGCCCTTTTGCCCAGAGAAAAACTTCTCAATGTCAGCAGAATAGGGGTTTCAGGACAAATGCATGGCGTTTTATTCTGGAAATCAAAGACTG GCTGTGATTGGCAGAACAGAGACTTCTTCGTGGTCAAGGACACCAGTCAGCTGGTCACCTGGCAGGATGGCCGCTGCAGCGCTCACTTCCTGTCCTCGCTCCCGACCCCCAACGCCCACCTGGCCGTGGCCACGGGGTTCGGCTGTGCCACCATCTTCTGGTTCTTGAGAAACAG GCCGGAGTTCCTCTCTGACTTCAGCGTGGCCGGGACCATCCAGGACTACGTGGTGTCCATGCTGTGTGGCCTGGACCGGTGTGTGATGACCCCTCACAACGCGGCCAGCTGGGGAttcttcaacaccaccaccagccagtGGAACACGGAAAT TCTATCCGAGGCGGGCTTCCCTGTGGTCCTGctccctgagtgtgtggtgGCGGGGGGCACGGCAGGGCGCACCGTATCTGACTGGCATGGCATCCCTGCCCACACACCAGTAGGGGCTGCCCTGGGGGACttccagtgctctgtgtaccactgcATGGCGTCCCCCACAGACGCAG TGCTGAACATCGGCACCTCGGCCCAGCTGACCTACGCCATGCCGGGGGAGTTCAGGCCTCCAGATGCCCCTGAGTCTGGCTCCCCCATCTCGTATTTCCCGTACTTCGACGAGTCCTACCTGGCAGTGGCAGCGTCGCTGAATGGGGGCAACGCCCTGGCAACGTTCGTGGGGATGCTCAGCTCATGGATGAAggaccttg GCgtggagggcggcggcggcggcgactccTCTCTGTACGCCACGCTGAACAGCGTCGCCCTGGGCCAGCCGCCCAGCGACCTGGCGGTGAGACCCACCCTGCTGGGCGAGAGGCACCGCCCGCAGCTCCGGGGCTCCGTGGCCAACGCCACCGCCGGCAACCTCTCCCTGGGTCACGTGACCCGGGCGCTGTGCCGCGGCATCGTGGACAACCTGACCGCCATGATGCCGGCGGCGCTCCTGGGCGAGGCGGGGGTGCGGCGGGTGCTGGGCTGCGGCAGCGCCCTCTCCCGCAACCCGGTGCtgtgggaggaggcggagagggccctcctccccctgcccctggAGCGCAGCCAGaccgccgactcggccgtgggCGTGGCCATGGTCGTCTGCGATCGGCTCTGA
- the emc6 gene encoding ER membrane protein complex subunit 6, with the protein MASIVAKREGPQFISEIAVRGNAAVLDYCRTSVSALSGATAGILGLTGLYGFIFYFLASFLLSLLLILKAGRRWNKCFKARRLLFTGGLVGGLFTYVLFWTFLYGMVHVY; encoded by the coding sequence ATGGCGTCAATTGTGGCCAAGCGCGAAGGACCGCAGTTCATCAGTGAAATCGCCGTGAGGGGCAACGCTGCCGTACTGGACTATTGTAGGACGTCTGTATCTGCTCTGTCCGGAGCGACAGCGGGAATCCTCGGACTGACGGGACTATACGGGTTCATCTTCTACTTCCTAGCCTCGTTTCTCCTCTCCTTGCTGCTCATCCTGAAGGCAGGGCGTCGGTGGAACAAGTGCTTCAAAGCCAGACGGTTGCTCTTCACGGGCGGCCTTGTCGGGGGTCTTTTTACTTATGTCCTATTTTGGACTTTTCTCTACGGAATGGTGCATGTGTACTGA
- the trpv1 gene encoding transient receptor potential cation channel subfamily V member 1: MDRTGSPAGTSSGFSLECDPRTSEKRALDNEKARRSQGVNGTPAPMDTNYREEIEPPKPKIRINTEKIGELLRVEDRGLKKFSPEQLFEAAASGDIMMLEGLHEYLHDSHGKLSDSLYASNGKNVLMKALLNLHDGKNKVVEYLLEISSRMGDVEVFVNAAYKDVYYEGHTSLHIAIERRSMEYVTLLVSKGADVHARAFGKFFQQQKGPSFYFGELPLSLAACTNQPAVVDYLMENEHHPADVRLPDSRGNTALHALVLVADNSPENSRFVTAMYDHILAATAHLHPKWRLEVVGNQQGLTPIQLAAKTGKIDLFRHILHREFQSGPTKHLSRKFTEWVYGPVSSSLYDLAYLDSCQEESVLETLVYGSDIPNRHEMLTIEPLSQLLDEKWDRFARYIFAFYFLSYLVYLFIFTLLAYNKKGGEPPYRIKNTREDYLFLSGQVITGLSSLYFLIRGIFDMWRKRPRLHTLLIDGYFELLFLLQAVCFLLSAWLYLSGRQEYLGFLVGCLAMSWVNLLYYFRGNKHLGIYSVMIQKMILGDIMRFLFVYLVFLVGFSAGEQVQINGCVRLAHSGRCYLHLLTCHDPTGIFKAALCLGRSRDT; encoded by the exons atggacaggACTGGGAGCCCTGCGGGGACGTCGTCTGGCTTCTCCCTGGAGTGTGACCCCCGGACAAGTGAGAAGAGGGCGCTGGACAATGAGAAAGCCAGGAGGAGCCAGGGTGTGAACGGGACCCCAGCACCCATGGACACCAACTACCGTGAGGAGATAGAGCCGCCGAAGCCCAAGATCAGGATCAACACCGAAAAAATTGG AGAACTCCTGCGGGTCGAGGACCGAGGCCTGAAGAAGTTCAGCCCGGAGCAGCTGTTTGAGGCGGCTGCCAGCGGGGACATCATGATGCTGGAGGGTCTGCATGAGTACCTCCACGACAGCCACGGGAAACTCAGCGACTCTTTAT ACGCGTCCAACGGAAAGAACGTGCTGATGAAGGCGCTGTTGAACCTGCACGACGGGAAGAACAAGGTGGTGGAGTATCTCCTGGAGATCTCATCCCGGATGGGAGACGTGGAGGTCTTCGTGAACGCGGCCTACAAAGATGTCTACTACGAAG GCCATACTTCTCTGCATATCGCCATTGAGAGGAGGAGCATGGAATACGTCACGCTGCTGGTCAGTAAAGGTGCAGACGTTCACGCCAGGGCCTTCGGCAAATTCTTCCAGCAGCAAAAGGGCCCAAGCTTCTACTTTG GGGAGCTGCCTCTGTCCCTGGCCGCGTGCACCAACCAGCCGGCGGTGGTGGACTACCTGATGGAGAACGAGCACCACCCGGCGGACGTGCGGCTGCCGGACTCCCGGGGGAACACGGCGCTGCACGCCCTGGTGCTGGTGGCCGACAACAGCCCGGAGAACAGCCGCTTCGTCACGGCCATGTACGACCACATCCTCGCCGCCACCGCGCACCTCCACCCCAAGTggaggctggaggtggtggggaacCAGCAGGGCCTGACGCCCATCCAGCTGGCCGCCAAGACGGGCAAGATCGAC CTTTTCAGGCACATTCTGCATCGGGAGTTTCAGAGCGGTCCCACCAAACATCTGTCCCGCAAGTTCACCGAGTGGGTGTACGGGCCGGTCAGCTCCTCGCTCTACGACCTGGCCTACCTGGACTCCTGCCAGGAAGAGTCGGTGCTGGAGACCCTGGTCTACGGCAGTGACATTCCA AACCGCCACGAGATGCTGACCATCGAGCCGCTGAGCCAGCTTCTGGACGAGAAGTGGGACCGGTTCGCTCGCTACATCTTCGCCTTCTACTTCCTGTCCTACCTGGTCTACCTCTTCATCTTCACCCTCCTCGCCTACAACaagaaggggggagag CCCCCATATCGCATCAAGAACACCAGAGAAGACTACCTGTTCTTGTCAGGCCAGGTGATTACGGGACTGTCATCTCTCTACTTCCTCATCAGAGGG ATCTTCGATATGTGGAGGAAGAGGCCCAGGCTTCACACGTTGCTGATCGATGGATACTTTGAGCTTCTGTT TCTCCTGCAGGCCGTGTGCTTCCTGCTCTCGGCTTGGCTGTACCTGTCCGGCCGGCAGGAGTACCTGGGCTTCCTGGTGGGCTGCCTGGCCATGAGCTGGGTCAACCTGCTCTACTACTTCAGGGGGAACAAACACCTGGGCATCTACAGCGTCATGATTCAGAAG ATGATCCTGGGAGACATCATGCGCTTCCTCTTCGTCTACCTCGTCTTCCTCGTGGGGTTCTCAGCAGGTGAGCAAGTTCAAATCAACGGGTGCGTTCGTCTAGCACACAGTGGG
- the shpk gene encoding sedoheptulokinase isoform X1: MIVKSNHILIFINIFRGTFLPFPYLCWAKLTRHIQQNLNRMGKYVLGIDVGTTSIKVVLLEQGSKAIAACYSLPTASDFVDSSGLQTHEQETGIIISTLNKCIALLPREKLLNVSRIGVSGQMHGVLFWKSKTGCDWQNRDFFVVKDTSQLVTWQDGRCSAHFLSSLPTPNAHLAVATGFGCATIFWFLRNRPEFLSDFSVAGTIQDYVVSMLCGLDRCVMTPHNAASWGFFNTTTSQWNTEILSEAGFPVVLLPECVVAGGTAGRTVSDWHGIPAHTPVGAALGDFQCSVYHCMASPTDAVLNIGTSAQLTYAMPGEFRPPDAPESGSPISYFPYFDESYLAVAASLNGGNALATFVGMLSSWMKDLGVEGGGGGDSSLYATLNSVALGQPPSDLAVRPTLLGERHRPQLRGSVANATAGNLSLGHVTRALCRGIVDNLTAMMPAALLGEAGVRRVLGCGSALSRNPVLWEEAERALLPLPLERSQTADSAVGVAMVVCDRL, from the exons ATGATAGTCAAGAGCAATCACATCTTgatttttattaatatatttagaGGGACGTTTCTACCATTTCCGTATCTCTGCTGGGCCAAATTGACGCGCCATATTCAACAAAACTTAAACAGAATGGGTAAATATGTCTTGGGTATAGACGTAGGAACTACATCGATTAAAGTGGTGCTACTAGAACAGGGGTCCAAAGCAATTGCCGCATGTTACTCTTTGCCGACTGCGTCAGACTTCGTCGACAGTAGTGGATTACAG ACCCACGAGCAGGAGACTGGCATAATAATATCAACTCTTAACAAATGCATCGCCCTTTTGCCCAGAGAAAAACTTCTCAATGTCAGCAGAATAGGGGTTTCAGGACAAATGCATGGCGTTTTATTCTGGAAATCAAAGACTG GCTGTGATTGGCAGAACAGAGACTTCTTCGTGGTCAAGGACACCAGTCAGCTGGTCACCTGGCAGGATGGCCGCTGCAGCGCTCACTTCCTGTCCTCGCTCCCGACCCCCAACGCCCACCTGGCCGTGGCCACGGGGTTCGGCTGTGCCACCATCTTCTGGTTCTTGAGAAACAG GCCGGAGTTCCTCTCTGACTTCAGCGTGGCCGGGACCATCCAGGACTACGTGGTGTCCATGCTGTGTGGCCTGGACCGGTGTGTGATGACCCCTCACAACGCGGCCAGCTGGGGAttcttcaacaccaccaccagccagtGGAACACGGAAAT TCTATCCGAGGCGGGCTTCCCTGTGGTCCTGctccctgagtgtgtggtgGCGGGGGGCACGGCAGGGCGCACCGTATCTGACTGGCATGGCATCCCTGCCCACACACCAGTAGGGGCTGCCCTGGGGGACttccagtgctctgtgtaccactgcATGGCGTCCCCCACAGACGCAG TGCTGAACATCGGCACCTCGGCCCAGCTGACCTACGCCATGCCGGGGGAGTTCAGGCCTCCAGATGCCCCTGAGTCTGGCTCCCCCATCTCGTATTTCCCGTACTTCGACGAGTCCTACCTGGCAGTGGCAGCGTCGCTGAATGGGGGCAACGCCCTGGCAACGTTCGTGGGGATGCTCAGCTCATGGATGAAggaccttg GCgtggagggcggcggcggcggcgactccTCTCTGTACGCCACGCTGAACAGCGTCGCCCTGGGCCAGCCGCCCAGCGACCTGGCGGTGAGACCCACCCTGCTGGGCGAGAGGCACCGCCCGCAGCTCCGGGGCTCCGTGGCCAACGCCACCGCCGGCAACCTCTCCCTGGGTCACGTGACCCGGGCGCTGTGCCGCGGCATCGTGGACAACCTGACCGCCATGATGCCGGCGGCGCTCCTGGGCGAGGCGGGGGTGCGGCGGGTGCTGGGCTGCGGCAGCGCCCTCTCCCGCAACCCGGTGCtgtgggaggaggcggagagggccctcctccccctgcccctggAGCGCAGCCAGaccgccgactcggccgtgggCGTGGCCATGGTCGTCTGCGATCGGCTCTGA